Proteins from a genomic interval of Pseudomonas versuta:
- a CDS encoding putative bifunctional diguanylate cyclase/phosphodiesterase, whose translation MVLLSALAVGALLGCAQIVFDAYETRQAVANDAERILDMFRDPSTQAVYSLDHDMAMQVIEGLFQDDAVRQASIGHPNQAILAEKSRPLHNSSSRWLTDLILGRQYTDSIALMNRDPGSEYYGDLNITLDTATYGRDFVTNAVIIFISGVLRALLMALVLYLVYHWLLTKPLSKIIRHLTSINPDRPGEQLMAPLKGHEHNELGLWVNTANQLLASIERNTDLRREAENSLLRMAQYDFLTGLPNRQQLQTQLGKILLEARRSQRRVAVLCVGLDDFKSINEQFGYQTGDRLLQALTDRIRAHSASPGALARLGGDQFALVQAHIEQPYEAAEQAQGILDELETPFHIDGQNIRLRATIGITLFPEDGDTFEQLLQKAEQTMTLAKSRSRSRYQFYIASVDREMRRRRELEKDLREALPRNQLHLVYQPQIRYSDHRVVGVEALLRWQHPEHGMVPADLFIPLAEKNGSIIAIGEWVLDQACRQLREWHDQGFSELRMAVNLSTVQLHHVELPRVVNNLMLDYRLPPRSLELEVTETGLMEDISTAAQHLLSLRSSGALIAIDDFGTGYSSLSYLKSLPLDKIKIDKSFVQDLADDDDDATIVRAIIQLGKSLGMQVIAEGVETLEQEAYVINEGCHEGQGYLYSKPLGARELSVYLKQAQATGVLGGQGGV comes from the coding sequence ATGGTGCTGCTGTCGGCGCTGGCCGTAGGAGCATTGCTTGGTTGCGCGCAAATCGTTTTCGATGCCTACGAAACCCGCCAGGCCGTGGCCAATGATGCCGAGCGCATCCTCGACATGTTCCGCGATCCCTCAACGCAGGCGGTATATAGCCTGGACCACGATATGGCCATGCAGGTCATCGAAGGCCTGTTCCAGGACGATGCCGTACGCCAGGCGTCCATCGGACACCCCAATCAAGCCATCCTTGCCGAAAAATCACGCCCCTTGCACAACTCGTCAAGCCGATGGCTGACCGACCTTATTTTGGGCCGGCAATACACGGACAGCATTGCGCTGATGAACCGTGACCCGGGCAGCGAGTATTACGGCGACTTGAACATAACGCTCGACACGGCCACGTACGGCAGAGATTTTGTTACCAACGCCGTGATCATTTTCATCTCCGGTGTGTTGCGCGCATTGTTGATGGCACTGGTGCTGTATCTGGTTTATCACTGGCTTCTGACCAAACCCCTGTCAAAAATCATCCGGCACCTGACCAGCATTAATCCTGACCGCCCCGGTGAGCAATTAATGGCACCACTCAAAGGCCACGAGCACAATGAACTGGGGCTGTGGGTTAACACCGCCAACCAGTTGCTGGCCTCCATCGAGCGCAATACCGATTTGCGCCGCGAAGCGGAAAACTCGTTGTTGCGTATGGCTCAGTACGACTTTCTGACCGGCCTGCCCAACCGACAGCAACTACAGACCCAGCTGGGGAAAATTCTGCTGGAAGCCCGCCGTTCGCAACGCCGTGTTGCCGTCTTGTGTGTGGGGCTCGACGATTTCAAAAGCATCAACGAACAGTTTGGCTATCAAACCGGCGACCGGCTGTTGCAGGCCCTGACTGATCGTATTCGTGCCCACAGCGCCAGCCCGGGGGCTCTGGCACGCCTGGGCGGTGACCAGTTCGCGCTGGTTCAAGCGCATATCGAGCAACCCTACGAAGCCGCCGAGCAAGCCCAGGGCATCCTTGATGAACTCGAAACGCCCTTCCATATAGACGGGCAAAACATCCGCTTGCGCGCCACGATTGGCATCACCCTGTTTCCCGAGGATGGCGACACCTTCGAGCAGTTGCTGCAAAAAGCCGAGCAAACCATGACCCTGGCCAAAAGCCGCTCGCGCAGCCGTTATCAGTTTTACATCGCCAGCGTCGACCGCGAGATGCGACGCCGGCGCGAACTGGAAAAAGACCTGCGCGAAGCACTGCCCAGAAACCAGCTCCACCTCGTCTACCAGCCCCAGATCCGTTACAGCGACCATCGGGTGGTCGGTGTCGAGGCGTTGCTGCGCTGGCAGCACCCGGAGCACGGTATGGTCCCTGCAGACCTGTTTATTCCGCTGGCGGAAAAAAACGGCAGCATCATTGCCATCGGCGAGTGGGTGCTGGACCAGGCCTGCCGCCAACTGCGCGAATGGCACGATCAGGGCTTCAGTGAGCTGCGCATGGCAGTCAACCTTTCTACCGTACAACTCCACCACGTCGAACTGCCGCGGGTGGTCAATAACCTGATGCTGGACTACCGTTTGCCGCCACGCAGCCTGGAGCTGGAAGTCACGGAAACCGGCCTGATGGAAGACATCAGCACTGCCGCCCAACACCTGCTGAGCCTGCGCAGCTCCGGCGCCCTCATCGCAATCGATGACTTTGGCACCGGCTATTCATCGCTGAGCTACCTCAAGAGCCTGCCGCTGGACAAAATCAAGATTGATAAAAGCTTTGTCCAGGACCTGGCTGACGATGACGACGATGCCACTATCGTGCGGGCGATTATTCAGCTGGGTAAAAGCCTCGGCATGCAGGTGATTGCCGAAGGCGTCGAGACCCTCGAACAAGAAGCCTATGTGATCAATGAAGGTTGTCATGAGGGCCAGGGCTATCTGTACAGCAAACCCCTTGGTGCGCGGGAGCTGAGCGTTTACCTGAAACAGGCGCAGGCGACCGGTGTCCTTGGTGGGCAGGGCGGTGTTTGA
- a CDS encoding superoxide dismutase has product MAFELPPLPYAHDALQPHISKETLEFHHDKHHNTYVVNLNNLVPGTEFEGKTLEEIVKTSSGGIFNNAAQVWNHTFYWNCMTPNGGGQPTGALADAINAAFGSFDKFKEEFSKTSIGTFGSGWGWLVKKADGSLALASTIGAGNPLTSGDTPLLTCDVWEHAYYIDYRNVRPKYVEAFWNLVNWKFVAEQFEGKTFTA; this is encoded by the coding sequence ATGGCTTTCGAATTGCCGCCGCTGCCCTACGCACACGATGCCCTGCAGCCGCACATCTCCAAAGAAACCCTGGAGTTTCACCACGACAAGCACCACAACACCTATGTCGTGAACCTGAACAACCTGGTGCCAGGCACCGAGTTCGAAGGCAAAACCCTGGAAGAGATCGTTAAAACCTCTTCGGGCGGTATCTTCAACAACGCCGCTCAGGTCTGGAACCACACTTTTTACTGGAACTGCATGACGCCAAACGGCGGCGGCCAACCTACCGGCGCGCTGGCTGATGCCATCAACGCAGCTTTCGGTTCGTTCGACAAGTTCAAGGAAGAGTTCAGCAAGACTTCCATCGGCACTTTCGGCTCCGGCTGGGGCTGGCTGGTGAAGAAAGCTGACGGCTCCCTGGCCCTGGCCAGCACCATTGGCGCCGGTAACCCGCTGACCAGCGGCGACACCCCGCTGCTGACCTGCGACGTTTGGGAACATGCTTACTACATCGACTACCGCAACGTACGTCCGAAGTATGTTGAAGCGTTCTGGAACCTCGTTAACTGGAAGTTCGTTGCTGAGCAGTTCGAAGGCAAAACCTTTACTGCATAA
- a CDS encoding LysE/ArgO family amino acid transporter encodes MWQSYVNGLLVALGLIMAIGTQNAFVLAQSLRREHHLPVAALCVVCDALLVAAGVFGLATVLAQNPLLLAIARWGGAAFLLWYGTLALRRACSKQSLGQGEHHKVRSLRAVMLSALAVTLLNPHVYLDTVLLIGSLGAQQTEPGAYVAGAASASLMWFSALALGAAWLAPWLARPATWRLLDLLVAVMMFSVAYQLISAA; translated from the coding sequence ATGTGGCAAAGTTATGTGAACGGCTTGCTGGTAGCCCTGGGTTTGATCATGGCCATTGGCACTCAAAACGCCTTTGTTCTGGCACAAAGCCTGCGCCGGGAACATCACCTGCCGGTGGCGGCCCTGTGCGTGGTATGTGACGCTCTGCTGGTCGCTGCCGGGGTATTTGGCCTGGCGACGGTGTTGGCCCAGAACCCTTTGTTGCTGGCCATTGCCCGCTGGGGCGGGGCAGCGTTCCTGCTGTGGTACGGCACTCTGGCGCTGCGCCGGGCTTGTTCGAAACAAAGCCTGGGGCAAGGTGAACACCACAAGGTGCGCTCGTTGCGCGCAGTCATGCTCAGTGCCCTGGCAGTCACTCTGCTCAACCCCCATGTGTATCTGGACACGGTGCTGCTGATCGGCTCCCTGGGCGCCCAGCAAACCGAACCCGGCGCTTATGTCGCAGGGGCGGCCAGTGCTTCACTGATGTGGTTCTCCGCCCTGGCTCTTGGCGCCGCCTGGCTGGCGCCGTGGCTGGCACGTCCGGCGACCTGGCGTTTGCTGGACTTGCTGGTGGCAGTGATGATGTTCAGCGTGGCGTATCAATTAATAAGTGCTGCTTGA
- a CDS encoding ACT domain-containing protein, with translation MAGETALATLLRSMSPHLNEGDYVFCTLPDHRIPDGCEVIGSFREQEGLTVIVERQQAEQAGLGYDYIAAWITLNVHSALQAVGLTAAFASALGQAGISCNVIAGYYHDHLFVGRSDAARAMAVLGQLAASAE, from the coding sequence ATGGCTGGCGAAACCGCCCTGGCAACTTTGTTGCGCAGCATGAGCCCGCATCTCAACGAGGGCGACTATGTGTTTTGCACCCTCCCCGACCATCGCATCCCGGACGGTTGTGAGGTGATCGGCAGCTTTCGGGAACAGGAAGGCCTGACGGTGATTGTCGAACGCCAGCAGGCTGAACAGGCCGGGCTTGGCTATGACTACATCGCCGCCTGGATCACTCTGAACGTGCATTCGGCGCTGCAGGCAGTGGGTCTGACAGCCGCCTTCGCCAGTGCTTTGGGCCAGGCCGGGATCAGTTGCAACGTGATTGCCGGTTACTACCACGACCATCTGTTTGTCGGGCGCAGCGATGCCGCCCGCGCCATGGCAGTTCTGGGTCAATTGGCAGCCAGCGCGGAGTAA
- a CDS encoding LysR family transcriptional regulator ArgP translates to MFDYKLLSALAAVVEQAGFERAAQVLGLSQSAISQRIKLLEARIGQPVLIRATPPSPTEIGRRLLNHVQQVRLLERDLQSAVPALDDEGLPERLRIALNADSLATWWATAVGDFCADQHLLLDLVVEDQNVGLKRMRAGEVAACLCASERPVAGARSVLLGAMRYRALASPAFIARHFPGGVSAELLPKTPALVFGPDDFLQHRYLAMLGVDGGFEHHLCPSSEGFIRLTEAGLGWGLVPELQVREQLASGGLVELLPDKPIDVPLYWHHWRNGGQLLGQLTEHLTRSAPRWLVPLA, encoded by the coding sequence ATGTTCGACTATAAATTGCTCTCTGCGCTTGCCGCAGTGGTAGAACAGGCCGGTTTTGAGCGTGCAGCGCAGGTGCTTGGACTGTCACAATCGGCCATTTCCCAGCGGATCAAACTGCTGGAGGCGCGAATTGGCCAGCCGGTGCTGATTCGCGCGACGCCGCCGAGCCCGACCGAGATTGGCCGGCGTTTGCTCAACCACGTCCAGCAAGTGCGTTTACTTGAGCGCGATTTGCAGAGTGCAGTACCGGCACTCGATGATGAAGGTCTGCCCGAGCGCCTGCGGATTGCCTTGAATGCCGACAGCCTGGCAACGTGGTGGGCCACGGCGGTCGGTGACTTTTGTGCCGACCAGCACCTGTTGCTGGACCTGGTGGTTGAAGATCAAAACGTGGGTCTCAAGCGGATGCGGGCTGGTGAAGTGGCTGCCTGCCTGTGTGCCAGCGAACGCCCGGTGGCCGGCGCCCGCAGTGTATTGCTGGGGGCCATGCGTTACCGGGCGCTGGCGAGCCCGGCATTTATTGCCCGGCATTTTCCCGGCGGCGTGAGTGCTGAGTTATTGCCCAAAACACCTGCGCTGGTATTCGGCCCGGATGACTTTTTGCAACATCGCTACCTGGCAATGCTTGGGGTAGACGGCGGATTCGAGCACCATTTGTGTCCGTCTTCCGAAGGCTTTATTCGCCTAACCGAAGCCGGTCTTGGCTGGGGGCTGGTCCCCGAATTACAGGTGCGCGAGCAGTTGGCAAGCGGGGGGCTGGTGGAGCTTTTGCCAGATAAACCGATCGACGTGCCACTGTACTGGCATCATTGGCGCAATGGTGGGCAACTGCTGGGGCAATTGACCGAACATTTAACTCGCTCGGCGCCCCGCTGGTTAGTGCCTTTGGCCTGA
- a CDS encoding NAD-dependent epimerase/dehydratase family protein: MKILVTGASGFIGGRFARSALEQGFDVRVSGRRAEGVEHLVRRGAEFIPGDLTDGLLVRDLCVDVDAVVHCAGHTGAWGRYQDFHRDNVLVTENVVEACLKQRVRRLVHLSSASLYFDGRSHTDLTEDQLPKRFRHPYAATKNLAEQKVFGAQEFGLEVIALRPRFVTGAGDMSLFPRLLKLQRKGRLAIVGNGLNKVDFTSIQNLNEALMSSLLTTGSAVGKAYNISNGTPIPLWDVINYVMRQMNVPQVTRYRGYGLAYSLGALSEAACKMWPGQPEPTLSRLGVQIMDKDFTLDISRARHYLDYDPKVSLWAALDEFCGWWKAQESPYR; this comes from the coding sequence ATGAAGATTCTGGTCACCGGCGCGAGCGGCTTTATAGGCGGACGCTTCGCGCGTTCAGCCCTGGAGCAGGGCTTTGACGTACGGGTCAGCGGGCGACGGGCCGAAGGCGTTGAACACCTGGTGCGGCGTGGGGCTGAATTTATCCCGGGTGATTTGACCGATGGCTTGCTGGTGCGCGATTTGTGTGTCGATGTCGATGCCGTGGTGCATTGTGCTGGCCACACGGGCGCCTGGGGTCGTTATCAGGACTTCCACCGCGACAACGTGCTGGTCACCGAAAACGTGGTGGAAGCCTGCTTGAAGCAACGGGTGCGACGTCTGGTGCACCTGTCTTCGGCATCGCTGTATTTCGATGGCCGTTCACATACCGACCTGACGGAAGACCAGTTGCCCAAGCGTTTCCGGCACCCCTATGCCGCGACCAAAAACCTGGCCGAACAAAAGGTTTTCGGTGCTCAGGAATTTGGCCTTGAAGTGATTGCCCTGCGTCCGCGATTCGTCACCGGAGCGGGAGATATGAGCCTCTTTCCGCGTTTGCTCAAACTGCAGCGCAAAGGTCGTCTGGCAATCGTGGGCAATGGCCTGAACAAGGTCGATTTCACCAGCATCCAAAACCTCAACGAAGCGTTGATGAGCAGTCTGCTGACCACGGGGTCGGCCGTGGGTAAGGCCTACAACATCAGTAATGGCACACCGATCCCGCTGTGGGACGTGATCAATTACGTGATGCGCCAAATGAACGTGCCGCAAGTCACCCGTTATCGTGGGTACGGCCTGGCCTACAGCCTGGGAGCACTCAGCGAGGCTGCCTGTAAAATGTGGCCGGGTCAGCCCGAGCCGACGCTCTCGCGTTTGGGCGTGCAGATCATGGACAAGGACTTTACCCTCGACATCAGCCGCGCCCGGCACTACCTGGACTACGACCCTAAAGTCAGTCTATGGGCGGCGCTTGACGAGTTTTGCGGCTGGTGGAAAGCCCAGGAATCGCCTTACCGTTAA
- a CDS encoding MDR family MFS transporter, whose product MTNLNQPPQSKPAIRSILVALMLAIFLGALDQTIVAVSIPAISAQFKDVSQLAWVISGYMVAMTVAVPIYGKLGDLYGRRRLMLFGMGLFTLASLFCGLAQSMEQLVLARIIQGIGAGGMISVSQAIIGDIIPPRERGRYQGYFSGMYAIASVAGPVLGGFMTEYLSWRWVFLINLPLGLAAWWISYRTLVGLPVPQRKPIIDYLGTVLMIVGLTSLLLSITFIGQGHSWRDSQVLGLLVAAIIALGLFVWHERRTLEPLLPMHLFANRSAVLCWCTIFFTSFQAISLIVLMPLRYQSITGAGADSAAMHLLPLAMGLPMGAYFAGRMTSVTGYYKPMILAGAVLMPLAIFGMAFSPPSAQVLSGVFMLFAGIAAGMQFPTSLVGAQNSVQQHDIGVATSTTNLFRSLGGAVGVALMSALLLALLHDSLLAPAAGQAMLGEGSSGNVLLDSLNAVQGPALASLRTELLQTFRHLLIISAVISLLGLSAAIAMPNQVLRGREDKAQ is encoded by the coding sequence GTGACCAATCTGAATCAGCCCCCCCAATCCAAACCTGCCATTCGCAGCATTCTGGTCGCCCTGATGCTGGCGATTTTCCTCGGCGCGCTGGACCAGACTATTGTGGCCGTGTCCATCCCCGCCATCTCTGCCCAGTTCAAGGACGTCAGCCAGTTGGCCTGGGTGATTTCGGGCTACATGGTGGCCATGACCGTGGCCGTTCCCATCTACGGCAAACTCGGCGACCTGTACGGGCGCAGGCGCCTGATGCTATTTGGCATGGGCCTGTTTACCCTGGCCTCGCTGTTTTGCGGCCTGGCCCAGAGCATGGAGCAACTGGTGCTGGCGCGGATCATTCAGGGGATCGGCGCGGGCGGGATGATTTCGGTCAGCCAGGCGATTATTGGCGACATTATTCCGCCGCGCGAGCGTGGGCGGTATCAGGGCTATTTCAGCGGCATGTACGCGATTGCCAGCGTTGCCGGGCCAGTTCTGGGCGGCTTCATGACCGAGTACCTGTCATGGCGCTGGGTGTTTTTGATCAATTTGCCGCTGGGCCTGGCGGCGTGGTGGATTTCCTATCGCACACTGGTAGGGCTACCCGTCCCGCAACGCAAACCGATCATTGATTACCTGGGTACGGTCCTGATGATTGTCGGGCTGACCTCATTGCTGCTGAGCATCACCTTTATCGGTCAAGGTCATAGCTGGCGTGATAGCCAGGTGCTGGGGCTGCTGGTGGCTGCAATAATCGCGCTTGGCCTGTTCGTGTGGCATGAGCGCCGCACGCTGGAGCCACTGCTGCCGATGCACCTGTTCGCCAATCGCAGCGCGGTGCTGTGCTGGTGCACGATCTTTTTCACCAGCTTTCAGGCGATTTCGCTGATCGTGCTGATGCCGCTGCGCTATCAGAGCATCACCGGTGCCGGCGCTGACAGCGCCGCCATGCACCTGTTGCCACTGGCCATGGGCTTGCCGATGGGCGCTTACTTTGCAGGGCGCATGACCTCGGTTACCGGCTATTACAAACCGATGATTCTGGCAGGTGCGGTGCTGATGCCCCTGGCAATTTTCGGCATGGCTTTCAGCCCGCCAAGTGCGCAGGTGTTGAGCGGCGTCTTTATGTTGTTCGCCGGGATTGCAGCCGGGATGCAGTTTCCGACCTCACTGGTGGGTGCACAAAACTCGGTACAGCAACACGACATTGGCGTGGCCACCAGCACCACCAACCTGTTCCGCTCACTGGGCGGCGCTGTAGGGGTGGCGCTGATGTCGGCCTTGTTGCTCGCGCTGTTGCACGATTCCTTGCTGGCCCCTGCTGCCGGGCAAGCGATGCTAGGGGAAGGCAGCTCGGGCAACGTATTGCTCGACAGTCTGAATGCGGTACAAGGCCCCGCACTGGCCAGTCTTCGCACAGAACTGCTGCAGACCTTCCGTCACTTGTTGATCATCAGTGCGGTGATCTCACTGCTGGGGCTCAGTGCTGCGATCGCCATGCCCAATCAGGTATTGCGCGGGCGCGAAGACAAGGCTCAATAG
- the pobA gene encoding 4-hydroxybenzoate 3-monooxygenase, translated as MRTQVAIIGAGPSGLLLGQLLHGAGIDNVIIERQTGDYVLGRIRAGVLEQGMVDLLRQAGVSQRMDAEGLVHDGFELALDGRQVHIDLKGLTGGKSVMVYGQTEVTRDLMAARAQTGAQTLYSASNVQPHDMKTDAPYLTFDKDGESWRLDCDYIAGCDGFHGVARQSIPEDVLKIFERVYPFGWLGVLCDTPPVNHELVYAKHERGFALCSQRSATRSRYYLQVPAEEKVEDWSDQRFWDELKARLPAPLAERLVTGASIEKSIAPLRSFVVEPMQYGRMFLVGDAAHIVPPTGAKGLNLAASDVSTLFNILLKVYTQGRTDLLERYSEVCLRRVWKAERFSWWLTSMLHRFPDSDSFSQRIADSELGYFVDSVAGRTTIAENYVGLPYEAIE; from the coding sequence ATGAGAACTCAAGTCGCTATTATCGGTGCTGGCCCTTCAGGCCTTTTACTTGGTCAACTGCTGCATGGGGCGGGTATTGATAACGTCATTATCGAACGCCAGACGGGGGATTACGTACTGGGCCGAATCCGGGCGGGGGTGCTCGAACAAGGCATGGTCGACCTGCTGCGCCAGGCCGGGGTCAGTCAGCGTATGGACGCTGAAGGTCTGGTGCATGACGGTTTCGAACTGGCGCTGGATGGGCGCCAGGTCCATATCGACCTCAAGGGTCTGACCGGCGGCAAGAGTGTGATGGTTTACGGCCAGACCGAAGTTACCCGGGACCTGATGGCTGCACGTGCGCAGACAGGCGCGCAAACCCTGTACAGCGCCAGCAATGTGCAGCCTCATGATATGAAAACCGACGCCCCCTACCTGACCTTCGATAAAGACGGCGAAAGCTGGCGCCTGGATTGCGATTACATTGCCGGATGCGACGGGTTTCACGGCGTGGCACGTCAGTCGATTCCCGAGGACGTACTGAAAATCTTCGAACGCGTGTACCCCTTCGGCTGGCTCGGGGTGCTGTGTGATACGCCGCCCGTCAACCACGAACTGGTTTACGCCAAACACGAGCGTGGTTTTGCCCTGTGCAGCCAGCGCTCGGCAACGCGCAGCCGTTATTACCTGCAAGTGCCGGCCGAAGAAAAGGTCGAGGACTGGTCCGACCAACGCTTTTGGGACGAACTCAAGGCCCGCCTGCCAGCCCCCCTGGCTGAACGCCTGGTGACCGGGGCATCGATCGAGAAAAGCATCGCGCCGCTGCGCAGTTTTGTGGTCGAGCCCATGCAATACGGGCGCATGTTCCTGGTGGGTGATGCCGCGCACATCGTGCCGCCTACCGGAGCCAAAGGCTTGAACCTGGCCGCCAGTGACGTCAGTACGCTGTTCAATATTCTGCTAAAGGTTTACACACAAGGTCGCACCGACTTGCTGGAGCGCTACTCCGAGGTCTGCCTGCGGCGCGTGTGGAAGGCCGAACGCTTTTCATGGTGGTTGACCTCGATGCTGCATCGTTTCCCTGACAGCGACAGCTTCAGCCAGCGGATTGCCGACAGTGAGCTGGGATATTTCGTCGACTCCGTGGCCGGGCGCACGACCATCGCAGAAAATTACGTGGGCCTTCCTTATGAGGCTATCGAATAG
- a CDS encoding helix-turn-helix domain-containing protein — protein MNPSAYSSIPVFKLYGEQHDWLSPDLLHCETISLRSRVHDWEIRAHRHADLCQLLYVHKGRAQVEVEGQLHVLEQSAIQVIPPLCVHGFQFSPNVEGFVLTLAAPLVAQLQARLGGSISALQRVASYPAGKDRHYLNNLFSVLQSEYVGAQPARDMLLQSLISVLLVWVTRQVMVRYESRQLPQRGREYLSQFNQRVETLFREQPSVEQLAHQVGISVAHLNSICRELAGRSALQIIHQRQLLEAKRQLIYTPMTISEVAESLGFADPAYFSRFFRRLTGTSPSAFRTDRTDNSSPV, from the coding sequence ATGAATCCTTCTGCCTATTCGTCGATTCCGGTCTTCAAGCTTTACGGTGAGCAGCACGACTGGCTCAGCCCCGACCTGCTGCACTGCGAAACCATCTCGCTGCGCAGCCGCGTCCACGACTGGGAGATTCGTGCGCACCGGCATGCTGATTTGTGCCAGTTGCTGTACGTGCACAAGGGGCGGGCGCAGGTTGAAGTCGAAGGCCAGCTGCATGTACTTGAGCAATCGGCGATTCAGGTCATCCCGCCGTTGTGCGTCCACGGTTTTCAGTTTTCGCCCAACGTTGAGGGGTTTGTGCTGACGCTGGCGGCACCGCTGGTGGCGCAATTGCAAGCCCGGCTGGGCGGTTCGATAAGTGCTTTGCAACGGGTTGCCAGCTACCCGGCAGGCAAGGACCGGCATTACCTGAATAATCTGTTCAGTGTGCTGCAAAGCGAATATGTGGGCGCACAGCCTGCCCGCGACATGCTCCTGCAATCGCTGATCAGTGTGCTTTTGGTGTGGGTCACGCGTCAGGTGATGGTGCGTTATGAATCGCGACAGTTGCCGCAACGCGGCCGAGAGTATTTGAGCCAGTTCAATCAACGGGTCGAGACATTATTTCGCGAGCAGCCGTCCGTTGAGCAGTTGGCGCACCAGGTAGGCATTTCGGTGGCGCACTTGAACAGCATCTGTCGCGAGCTGGCGGGGCGGTCGGCGCTGCAGATCATTCATCAGCGCCAGTTACTGGAGGCAAAGCGGCAGTTGATTTACACACCGATGACCATCAGCGAAGTGGCCGAGAGCCTGGGTTTTGCTGACCCGGCGTATTTTTCGCGTTTTTTTCGGCGTCTGACAGGGACTTCGCCCAGCGCGTTTCGCACAGACCGGACTGACAACAGCAGTCCGGTCTGA
- a CDS encoding LysR family transcriptional regulator — translation MDRLTAMRVFTTVVDLGSQSAAADHLDLSRPVVSRYLAELEEWVGARLMHRTTRKLSLTAAGFETLPRCRQLLELADDLQATVSVPGDAPRGLLRISVSTSFGQAQLASAVTDYVRLNPQVSIDLQMLDRTVNLVDERIDLAIRTSNDLDPNLIARKLTVCRSVLCASPAYLREHPAPQQVEELSRHNCLTHSYYGKSLWHFTRGGEDVAVPVQGNISANEASTLLSATLAGAGVSLLPTYQAGIHVQQGTLVRLLPQAEPRVLNIYAVYASRKHMPATLRSMLDFLAARFTEEPAWDI, via the coding sequence ATGGATCGTCTTACTGCAATGCGGGTGTTCACCACCGTCGTTGACCTTGGCAGCCAGTCGGCAGCGGCCGACCATCTGGACCTGTCGCGACCTGTCGTTTCGCGCTACCTGGCTGAACTCGAAGAGTGGGTGGGCGCACGCTTGATGCACCGCACCACGCGCAAACTGAGCCTGACCGCCGCCGGTTTCGAAACGCTGCCCCGCTGTCGGCAACTACTGGAACTGGCTGATGACCTGCAAGCCACAGTCAGTGTTCCGGGTGATGCGCCGCGGGGCTTGTTACGCATCAGCGTCAGCACCTCATTCGGCCAGGCCCAGCTGGCTAGTGCCGTTACTGACTATGTAAGGCTCAATCCACAGGTCAGCATCGATCTGCAAATGCTCGACCGCACAGTGAATCTGGTGGATGAACGTATTGATCTGGCGATTCGTACCAGCAATGACCTGGACCCGAACCTGATTGCCCGCAAGTTGACGGTCTGTCGCTCCGTGCTGTGTGCGTCCCCGGCCTATTTACGTGAACATCCGGCACCGCAGCAGGTTGAAGAACTCAGCCGGCACAACTGCCTGACCCACTCCTATTACGGCAAAAGCCTGTGGCATTTCACCCGGGGCGGTGAAGACGTCGCAGTACCGGTGCAAGGCAATATCAGCGCCAATGAAGCCAGCACGCTGTTGAGCGCCACACTGGCGGGGGCCGGTGTTTCGTTGCTGCCCACGTATCAGGCCGGGATTCATGTGCAACAGGGCACACTGGTACGTCTGCTGCCGCAAGCTGAGCCCCGGGTATTGAACATTTACGCGGTGTACGCCTCGCGCAAACACATGCCCGCCACATTGCGCAGCATGCTCGACTTTCTCGCCGCGCGGTTTACCGAAGAGCCTGCGTGGGACATCTGA